A window from Temnothorax longispinosus isolate EJ_2023e chromosome 1, Tlon_JGU_v1, whole genome shotgun sequence encodes these proteins:
- the Dnaseii gene encoding plancitoxin-1 isoform X1, whose protein sequence is MMFSLLFLSILLFVCDAANQCKDENNRVVDWYVLYKLPKVSESSNPVVRRGLAYLYITSNTVDKGWQLSTRKISANNSIPGNTLAPLYDDSVASKAFWILYNDDPPNRPINGKNGHTKGVVMANKKQGFWLIHSVPNYPPVPNSGNDTRRYSQRQNVTENSTPGNRSEYDYPTSGMHYGQSFLCISVDGDQFDSIGQQLMYNQITVYRRSIPVKFAAAFPVLTDAANQKRIRKAPFTSKTLLKSSDGVQFVSFAKSDKWQKDLYDEFVAPTLKTDLFAETWLNGRGRLPSDCAQVKVYNIMSIHLKPVDIDFKSSHDHSKWAVAVEGKANRTWVCIGDINRADTQYVRGGGTVCFDNRKVWDNYRKSVNDVEPCPKQYPDKNSTWIHVIATWIRRGFDEITWI, encoded by the exons ATGATGTTTTCACTATTGTTCCTAagcattttgttatttgtgTGTGATGCCGCAAATCAGTGTAAAGATGAGAACAATCGAGTCGTCGATTG GTATGTACTTTACAAGTTGCCGAAGGTATCGGAAAGCAGCAATCCTGTGGTTAGACGTGGATTagcgtatttatatataaccagCAATACTGTCGATAAAGGTTGGCAGTTATCCACGAGAAAAATCAGCGCAAATAATTCTATACCGGGGAATACCTTAGCACCTTTATACGATGAC TCAGTGGCGTCGAAAGCTTTCTGGATCTTGTACAATGACGACCCGCCTAACAGACCTATCAATGGAAAAAACGGTCATACGAAAGGTGTTGTGATGGCGAACAAAAAGCAAGGTTTCTGGTTAATTCACAGTGTTCCGAATTATCCACCTGTACCCAACAGCGGTAACGATACAAGACGG TATTCTCAGAGACAAAACGTGACCGAAAATTCGACTCCGGGAAACCGGTCTGAATATGATTATCCGACATCCGGCATGCATTACGGACAGAGTTTTCTATGCATCTCCGTGGATGGCGATCAATTCGATTCGATCGGTCAACAGTTGATGTACAATCAAATAACAGTATATAGGAGAAGCATCCCTGTCAAGTTCGCCGCAGCGTTTCCGGTGCTGACGGACGCGGCTAATCAGAAGCGTATCAGAAAAGCACCCTTCACCAGCAAAACATTGTTAAAATCATCTGACGGCGTCCAATTCGTATCATTTGCCAAGAGCGACAAGTGGCAGAAAG ATTTATATGACGAGTTTGTTGCGCCGACACTAAAAACCGATTTATTTGCCGAAACGTGGTTGAACGGACGAGGTAGATTACCATCGGACTGCGCACAAGTGAA aGTGTACAACATCATGTCCATTCATTTGAAGCCGGTTGATATCGATTTTAAGAGTAGCCACGATCACTCCAAGTGGGCGGTGGCTGTTGAAGGTAAAGCTAACCGAACTTGGGTCTGCATTGGTGATATCAATCGAGCG gATACCCAATACGTACGAGGCGGTGGAACTGTCTGCTTTGATAATCGGAAAGTCTGGGACAATTATCGAAAATCGGTGAATGACGTGGAACCATGTCCTAAGCAATATCCCGATAAAAACAGTACGTGGATCCACGTTATTGCTACGTGGATTCGACGTGGATTCGACGAAATTACGTGGATTTGA
- the Dnaseii gene encoding plancitoxin-1 isoform X2: protein MMFSLLFLSILLFVCDAANQCKDENNRVVDWYVLYKLPKVSESSNPVVRRGLAYLYITSNTVDKGWQLSTRKISANNSIPGNTLAPLYDDSVASKAFWILYNDDPPNRPINGKNGHTKGVVMANKKQGFWLIHSVPNYPPVPNSGNDTRRYSQRQNVTENSTPGNRSEYDYPTSGMHYGQSFLCISVDGDQFDSIGQQLMYNQITVYRRSIPVKFAAAFPVLTDAANQKRIRKAPFTSKTLLKSSDGVQFVSFAKSDKWQKDLYDEFVAPTLKTDLFAETWLNGRGRLPSDCAQVKVYNIMSIHLKPVDIDFKSSHDHSKWAVAVEGKANRTWVCIGDINRADTQYVRGGGTVCFDNRKVWDNYRKSVNDVEPCPKQYKAVLV, encoded by the exons ATGATGTTTTCACTATTGTTCCTAagcattttgttatttgtgTGTGATGCCGCAAATCAGTGTAAAGATGAGAACAATCGAGTCGTCGATTG GTATGTACTTTACAAGTTGCCGAAGGTATCGGAAAGCAGCAATCCTGTGGTTAGACGTGGATTagcgtatttatatataaccagCAATACTGTCGATAAAGGTTGGCAGTTATCCACGAGAAAAATCAGCGCAAATAATTCTATACCGGGGAATACCTTAGCACCTTTATACGATGAC TCAGTGGCGTCGAAAGCTTTCTGGATCTTGTACAATGACGACCCGCCTAACAGACCTATCAATGGAAAAAACGGTCATACGAAAGGTGTTGTGATGGCGAACAAAAAGCAAGGTTTCTGGTTAATTCACAGTGTTCCGAATTATCCACCTGTACCCAACAGCGGTAACGATACAAGACGG TATTCTCAGAGACAAAACGTGACCGAAAATTCGACTCCGGGAAACCGGTCTGAATATGATTATCCGACATCCGGCATGCATTACGGACAGAGTTTTCTATGCATCTCCGTGGATGGCGATCAATTCGATTCGATCGGTCAACAGTTGATGTACAATCAAATAACAGTATATAGGAGAAGCATCCCTGTCAAGTTCGCCGCAGCGTTTCCGGTGCTGACGGACGCGGCTAATCAGAAGCGTATCAGAAAAGCACCCTTCACCAGCAAAACATTGTTAAAATCATCTGACGGCGTCCAATTCGTATCATTTGCCAAGAGCGACAAGTGGCAGAAAG ATTTATATGACGAGTTTGTTGCGCCGACACTAAAAACCGATTTATTTGCCGAAACGTGGTTGAACGGACGAGGTAGATTACCATCGGACTGCGCACAAGTGAA aGTGTACAACATCATGTCCATTCATTTGAAGCCGGTTGATATCGATTTTAAGAGTAGCCACGATCACTCCAAGTGGGCGGTGGCTGTTGAAGGTAAAGCTAACCGAACTTGGGTCTGCATTGGTGATATCAATCGAGCG gATACCCAATACGTACGAGGCGGTGGAACTGTCTGCTTTGATAATCGGAAAGTCTGGGACAATTATCGAAAATCGGTGAATGACGTGGAACCATGTCCTAAGCAAT ATAAGGCAGTTTTAGTTTAA